From a region of the Anoplopoma fimbria isolate UVic2021 breed Golden Eagle Sablefish chromosome 16, Afim_UVic_2022, whole genome shotgun sequence genome:
- the col4a2 gene encoding collagen alpha-2(IV) chain: protein MSGTMQGQHNRGRDNLRLLILCLSIAILASGVHAGGKKHSGPCGGRDCSGGCKCFPEKGARGQPGLLGPQGPQGPSGRPGDHGIEGTRGQKGDHGRSGIIGPKGNVGMTGVPGFSGNDGIPGHPGQAGPRGKPGADGCNGTHGDSGSMGQPGYNGSPGFPGQPGWKGQKGDSLELSVYMQRFRGDPGTPGVNGIFGPSGNPGWQGTRGLPGPKGPTGPPGPRGPKGAMTKVLKGLRGDQGDIGPPGLPGNATHQLVQPPYGPLGPSGEKGLKGALGDPADNRGETGVKGFPGSRGFPGADGRAGPRGDIGEQGPKGRDGYKGVRGDPGELIPSGSLWPSAAGPSSPAGEQGPQGERGPVGDQGFHGPPGRPASESQQQVWDFIGPFGLKGEPGDKGQQGEPGHPADIAGAPGISGRPGDTGPRGPKGTWAEFFKGGPGGRGRPGNAGFKGGKGDHGLCECTVVNSPPGSLGPAGDRGDAGMTGEFGLEGDSGGPGPQGDDGFPGSLGVSGLPGPKGQKGDLIVPTQKGYPGEPGDHGPDGEPGALGAQGRNGLPGIPGTRGFPGEGPVGEVGDKGYPGQPGRPGAPGLTGTEGAVLGGIKGQRGSPGDDGLAGYDGVPGTTGSPGGCSPTRDGEQVDVTGPCDAASGPPGLPGPPGPSGLLGFPGPPGQKGPQGPFGAIGEKGETGDQGTGGHPGPPGFSGPRGALGVPGSKGSVGIPGAPGVNGRYGAQGEKGVHGEIFGASPGPQGDPGLAGIQGNKGQIGDPGTLGYSGRAGMPGMIGFKGESGPLGLQGEEGRPGPAGKYGYPGDSGQEGPPGPHGSTGQPGFTGERGTEGDPGPPGPIGLKGFPGQHGYDGDVGEPGPSGDSGQTGADGRPGLLGIKGNKGSPGMSGFEGIRGNQGSKGFSGFSGEPGVVGQFGLKGVHGRSGEKGDRGLRGPSGEKPHIPAQMIVDMKGAKGDHGHYGNQGFTGPRGTKGLPGVPGYGGTHGLPGGPSNKKGYPGDPGAEGLSGIKGMPGLTGNRGITGFEGMQGNQGGKGSPGAYGPSGEIGRRGFKGEKGPRIDLPGTTGLRGEYGLPGEPGQKGLFGQTGDRGSPGFDGIEGKRGEPGDPGTGGYPGSDGQKGTPGNQGPKGFTGSPGKDGHPGLPGFPGNKGFPGLKGLYGLHGLKGQKGSPGTPGLDTTGRAGEPGGKGEKGEGGDRNNQPGVPGTAGLKGFQGSLGDHGQPGLPGFRGTIGPNGTPDRPGYRGDPGSTGPKGYQGFPGANGFPGLDAPPGDKGVQGFMGFPGAPGSKGFRGDQGSFGYRGPNGVSGKKGIKGEQGVMGVPGVVGVKGERGPSGPKGNTGLQGFHGIPGKQGPLPVPIRIPGERGPAGPQGIQGPNGFRGESGPQGPPGDAGFIGPNGQRGMPGISGRPGTPGFRGEFGQEGHPGLQGMEGHRGNPGIPGLPGMPGRSVSVGYLLVKHSQSEQTPMCPVGMSKLWDGYSLLYLEGQEKAHNQDLGLAGSCLPKFNSMPFLYCNPGDICYYASRNDKSYWLSTTAPLPMMPVEEGEIRPYISRCSVCEAPSVAIAIHSQDITIPQCPSGWRSLWIGYSFLMHTAAGNEGGGQSLSSPGSCLEDFRTTPFIECNGAKGTCHYFANKHSFWLTSVDQSFHTEPASETLKAGQLLSRISRCQVCMKNL from the exons GGTGGGAAGAAGCACAGTGGCCCCTGTGGAGGAAGAGACTGCAGCGGAGGCTGTAAATGTTTCCCAGAGAAGGGTGCCAGG GGTCAACCTGGGCTTCTTGGTCCTCAGGGCCCCCAGGGGCCTTCGGGGAGACCAGGTGATCATGGGATCGAAGGTACAAGGGGGCAGAAAGGTGACCATGGCCGCAGTGGCATCATAGGTCCTAAAGGCAATGTG GGAATGACCGGCGTTCCTGGGTTTTCTGGAAACGATGGCATTCCT GGCCACCCAGGACAAGCTGGACCCAGGGGGAAGCCAGGAGCAGACGGCTGTAACGGGACACACGGAGATTCAGGGTCGATGGGGCAACCCGGCTATAATGGCTCACCTGGTTTTCCC GGACAACCAGGTTGGAAGGGGCAGAAGGGAGACTCTCTGGAGCTGAGCGTGTACATGCAGCGCTTtagg GGAGATCCAGGCACACCAGGAGTCAACGGAATATTT GGGCCTTCAGGAAACCCAGGATGGCAGGGAACCAGAGGCTTACCAGGACCAAag GGTCCCACAGGGCCTCCTGGTCCCCGTGGACCAAAG GGCGCTATGACCAAAGTGCTGAAGGGACTCAGGGGAGACCAA GGGGACATCGGACCACCGGGGCTTCCAGGAAACGCTACTCATCAGCTAGTTCAGCCCCCCTACGGACCCTTG gGACCTAGTGGAGAGAAAGGTCTGAAAGGAGCATTAGGAGATCCG GCTGACAACAGAGGAGAAACTGGTGTGAAAGGATTCCCTGGATCACGG GGTTTCCCTGGTGCAGATGGGCGTGCTGGACCTAGG GGGGATATAGGCGAACAAGGACCAAAAGGCAGAGATGGTTATAAG GGAGTCAGAGGTGACCCTGGAGAATTGATACCATCCGGATCCCTTTGGCCCTCAGCAG CTGGTCCTTCCAGTCCTGCTGGTGAGCAGGGTCCGCAGGGAGAGAGGGGCCCAGTTGGAGACCAAGGCTTCCATGGGCCCCCGGGACGCCCCGCCTCTGAATCACAGCAACAAG TTTGGGATTTCATAGGGCCATTTGGTCTAAAGGGGGAGCCAGGAGATAAGGGCCAACAAGGGGAACCAGGACATCCTGCTGACATAGCAGGAGCACCAGGCATCAGCGGGCGCCCGGGGGACACTGGCCCTCGAGGACCCAAAGGAacat GGGCTGAGTTCTTCAAAGGGGGTCCTGGTGGAAGAGGAAGGCCCGGCAATGCAGGCTTTAAAGGAGGGAAAG GTGATCACGGGCTGTGTGAATGCACTGTGGTAAACTCTCCACCGGGGTCACTTGGCCCTGCTGGTGATCGCGGTGATGCTGGGATGACTGGAGAGTTTGGTCTGGAGGGTGATTCAGGCGGTCCAGGTCCCCAAGGAGACGACGGATTTCCT GGATCTCTTGGGGTCAGCGGTCTGCCGGGTCCAAAGGGTCAAAAAGGGGACTTGATTGTGCCTACACAGAAAG gatATCCTGGAGAACCAGGGGATCACGGGCCAGACGGTGAGCCGGGAGCGTTGGGTGCTCAAGGCCGAAATGGTTTACCTGGTATCCCTGGCACCCGAGGTTTTCCA GGAGAAGGTCCCGTAGGAGAAGTGGGAGACAAAGGTTACCCAGGTCAGCCTGGTCGACCTGGTGCACCCGGGCTTACTGGGACAGAAGGTGCAGTCCTTGGAGGGATCAAAGGCCAACGGGGTTCACCTGGTGACGACGGCCTGGCGGGCTATGATGGAGTTCCAGGAACAACTGGCAGCCCAG GAGGCTGTAGTCCAACAAGAGATGGAGAACAAGTGGATGTAACAG GTCCTTGCGATGCTGCTTCTGGACCCCCTGGGCTGCCTGGACCTCCAGGACCCAGTGGACTATTAGGTTTCCcag GTCCTCCGGGCCAAAAAGGACCACAGGGTCCATTTGGAGCAAtcggagaaaaaggagaaacaggAGATCAAGGCACAGGTGGCCATCCTGGACCACCAG GTTTTTCCGGCCCCCGTGGAGCCTTGGGGGTTCCTGGCAGCAAAGGTTCCGTAGGAATCCCTGGTGCGCCCGGTGTAAACGGCCGGTACGGGGCGCAAGGTGAGAAGGGTGTTCATGGAGAGATCTTTGGAGCATCGCCAGGACCCCAAGGTGACCCGGGGCTGGCTGGGATCCAAGGGAATAAAGGCCAGATCGGTGATCCAGGGACGTTAGGCTATTCAG GAAGGGCCGGCATGCCTGGTATGATCGGTTTTAAGGGTGAGAGTGGCCCTCTAGGCctgcagggggaggaggggagaccTGGGCCAGCAGGCAAGTACGGCTACCCCGGTGATTCTGGACAAGAAGGTCCACCTGGGCCGCATGGGAGTACTGGACAGCCAG GTTTCACTGGAGAGAGGGGAACTGAAGGGGACCCGGGTCCTCCAGGTCCAATAGGATTAAAAGGCTTCCCAGGGCAGCACGGTTATGATGGTGACGTTGGAGAGCCTGGCCCTTCAGGTGACTCTGGACAGACTGGTGCAGATGGACGTCCAGGTCTTCTAGGAATAAAGG gaAACAAAGGGTCTCCCGGCATGTCAGGTTTTGAGGGGATCAGGGGTAATCAAGGGTCGAAGGGCTTCAGCGGGTTCAGTGGAGAACCTGGAGTTGTGGGTCAATTTGGCCTAAAAGGAGTGCATGGTCGAAGTGGAGAGAAAG GTGATCGTGGTTTGAGAGGGCCATCCGGGGAGAAGCCTCACATCCCCGCCCAGATGATTGTTGACATGAAGGGGGCCAAGGGCGACCATGGACATTATGGAAATCAAGGTTTTACCGGACCAAGAG GTACTAAGGGTTTACCTGGTGTGCCGGGCTACGGGGGAACTCATGGTCTTCCTGGAGGCCCCAGTAATAAGAAAGGCTACCCTGGAGATCCGGGCGCGGAGGGGTTGTCGGGTATAAAAGGAATGCCAGGCCTAACTGGAAATCGAGGAATTACTGGTTTTGAGGGAATGCAAGGCAACCAG GGAGGTAAAGGAAGTCCTGGTGCCTACGGACCATCAGGAGAAATAGGAAGGAGGGGATTCAAAG GTGAGAAAGGCCCGCGCATAGACCTTCCAGGAACCACCGGATTGAGAGGAGAGTATGGTCTTCCAGGAGAACCAG GCCAGAAAGGATTATTTGGACAAACAGGTGACAGGGGTTCACCTGGTTTTGATGGAATAGAAGGGAAAAGGGGAGAGCCAGGCGATCCAGGAACAGGAGGGTACCCAG gcTCTGATGGGCAGAAGGGAACACCTGGTAACCAAGGTCCAAAAGGCTTTACTGGATCTCCTGGAAAAGATGGACATCCTGGTTTACCTGGTTTTCCAGGAAACAAAG GTTTCCCTGGCCTGAAAGGTCTTTATGGATTACATGGACTGAAAGGACAAAAGGGTTCCCCAGGAACACCAG GTCTGGATACCACTGGACGAGCAGGGGAACCAGGAGGCaaaggagaaaagggagagggCGGCGACCGCAACAACCAGCCAGGTGTTCCTGGCACAGCGGGTTTGAAAGGCTTCCAGGGATCTCTAG GTGACCATGGTCAACCTGGACTTCCAGGATTTCGCGGCACCATAGGACCAAATGGGACACCAGACAGACCAGGATACAGAGGTGACCCTGGCTCTACAGGACCTAAAGGGTACCAAG GTTTCCCTGGAGCCAATGGATTTCCTGGCTTGGATGCTCCCCCTGGTGATAAGGGTGTACAGGGATTTATGGGATTTCCGGGAGCCCCTGGTAGTAAAGGATTCAGAGGAGATCAAGGTTCCTTTGGATACAGGGGGCCAAATGGTGTTTCTGGGAAGAAAG GAATAAAAGGAGAGCAAGGAGTAATGGGAGTTCCTGGTGTTGTTGGTGTGAAGGGCGAAAGAGGCCCAAGTGGTCCAAAAGGAAACACTGGACTTCAAG GTTTTCATGGGATTCCAGGAAAACAAGGTCCTCTTCCAGTTCCCATCAGAATTCCAGGAGAGAGGGGCCCTGCAGGACCACAGGGGATCCAAGGACCAAATGGGTTCAGAGGGGAATCAGGGCCACAGGGCCCCCCTGGTGATGCAG GTTTCATAGGACCGAATGGGCAGAGGGGCATGCCTGGGATAAGTGGTCGACCAGGAACACCTGGATTTCGTGGAGAGTTTGGACAAGAGGGCCACCCCGGCCTGCAGGGCATGGAAG GTCACCGTGGCAACCCTGGTATCCCCGGGCTGCCCGGTATGCCGGGCCGCAGTGTCAGCGTGGGTTACTTGCTGGTGAAACACAGTCAATCAGAACAGACACCCATGTGTCCTGTGGGTATGTCTAAACTGTGGGACGGCTACAGTCTGCTGTACCTCGAGGGCCAGGAAAAGGCCCACAACCAGGATCTGG GTTTGGCTGGTTCCTGCCTCCCAAAGTTCAACAGCATGCCCTTCCTGTACTGCAATCCTGGAGATATCTGTTACTATGCCAGCAGAAATGATAAATCCTACTGGCTGTCGACGACTGCTCCTCTTCCCATGATGCCAGTAGAAGAGGGAGAGATCCGACCGTATATCAGCCGCTGCTCAGTTTGCGAAGCTCCATCAGTTGCCATCGCAATCCACAGTCAGGACATCACCATCCCACAGTGTCCTTCAGGCTGGCGCAGCCTGTGGATCGGTTACTCTTTCCTCATG cacacagcagcaggaaatgAAGGCGGAGGTCAGTCGTTGTCATCACCCGGCTCTTGCCTGGAGGACTTCCGCACAACACCCTTCATTGAGTGTAACGGGGCCAAAGGCACATGCCACTACTTTGCTAACAAGCACAGTTTCTGGCTAACCTCCGTAGATCAGTCCTTCCACACTGAGCCGGCATCAGAGACGCTCAAAGCAGGTCAGCTCCTGTCACGCATCAGCCGCTGCCAGGTCTGCATGAAGAACTTGTGA